One genomic region from Gossypium hirsutum isolate 1008001.06 chromosome D13, Gossypium_hirsutum_v2.1, whole genome shotgun sequence encodes:
- the LOC107920153 gene encoding probable UDP-arabinopyranose mutase 5 isoform X2, with product MRTPPCLLSLTLDSAVHNLSNITDLSPFPDHILIELFLRTLRAGKLTERVLKLFIATGKDEVFSLIQALNIQVTVTPVLPTSKLMSLSIKDDEIDIVIGALRPDLTSFMNEWRTIFSRFHLIIVKDPDLKEELKIPEGFNLDVYKKPDIDRVVGTSTSTIFSGYSCRYFGYLVSRKKYIISVDDDCYPAKDNKGILVDAVAQHITNLTTPATPFFFNTLYDPFTEGADFVRGYPFSLRSGVQCALSCGLWLNLADYDAPTQALKPEERNSRYVDAVLTVPARTLMPISGINIAFNREVIGPALLPSLRLGGEGKFRWETMEDIWSGMCVKVVCDHLGLGVKTGMPYVWRNDRGDAIASLRKEWEGVKLMEEVVPFFQSVRLSREATTTEDCVAEVANVVKEQLESKDPMFARAAKAMVDWVKLWKSVGSSTSSPGA from the exons atgaGAACCCCGCCTTGTTTGCTATCTCTAACTTTAGATTCTGCTGTCCATAACCTTTCCAATATCACTGATCTCTCTCCTTTTCCTGATCACATTCTCATCGAACTCTTCttg AGAACATTGAGAGCTGGAAAGCTAACCGAGAGAGTTCTTAAGCTGTTCATAGCTACTGGCAAGGACGAGGTCTTCTCACTTATCCAGgcactcaacattcaagttacaGTTACCCCTGTCCTTCCTACCAGTAAGTTA ATGTCTCTATCAATTAAGGATGATGAGATTGATATTGTTATAGGAGCACTACGTCCTGACCTGACATCTTTCATGAATGAGTGGAGGACCATATTCTCTCGATTTCATCTCATAATTGTTAAAGACCCTGATTTGAAAGAGGAGCTCAAAATTCCAGAGGGCTTTAACCTTGATGTCTATAAAAAGCCTGACATAGATCGTGTtgtgggtacttctacttcaaccATTTTCTCTGGCTATTCATGCCGGTATTTTGGCTATCTGGTTTCTCGGAAGAAGTACATTATCTCTGTGGATGATGACTGTTACCCAGCCAAGGACAATAAAGGCATTTTGGTGGATGCTGTTGCCCAGCATATTACTAACCTTACAACCCCGGCCACACCATTCTTTTTTAACACTCTGTATGACCCTTTCACTGAAGGTGCAGATTTTGTTCGTGGCTACCCATTCAGTCTTCGGAGTGGGGTACAGTGTGCTTTGTCATGTGGGCTATGGCTTAATTTAGCTGACTATGATGCACCTACTCAAGCCCTCAAGCCAGAAGAAAGGAATTCCAGATATGTTGATGCAGTTCTGACGGTTCCAGCTAGAACCCTGATGCCTATTAGCGGAATCAACATCGCTTTTAATCGGGAGGTGATTGGACCTGCCTTGCTTCCGTCTTTGAGGTTGGGTGGGGAAGGTAAGTTTAGGTGGGAAACAATGGAAGACATATGGAGTGGGATGTGTGTTAAGGTTGTATGCGATCACCTGGGACTTGGTGTGAAAACTGGGATGCCAtatgtctggagaaatgatagagGTGATGCTATAGCAAGCTTGAGAAAAGAATGGGAGGGTGTGAAGCTGATGGAGGAAGTCGTACCTTTCTTTCAGTCGGTGAGGTTGTCACGGGAAGCTACAACAACAGAGGACTGTGTAGCTGAGGTGGCAAATGTTGTTAAAGAGCAGCTAGAATCGAAAGATCCCATGTTTGCTCGTGCAGCTAAAGCCATGGTGGATTGGGTAAAGCTGTGGAAATCAGTTGGATCTAGCACATCCTCACCGGGGGCATAG
- the LOC107920153 gene encoding probable UDP-arabinopyranose mutase 5 isoform X1 encodes MSLSIKDDEIDIVIGALRPDLTSFMNEWRTIFSRFHLIIVKDPDLKEELKIPEGFNLDVYKKPDIDRVVGTSTSTIFSGYSCRYFGYLVSRKKYIISVDDDCYPAKDNKGILVDAVAQHITNLTTPATPFFFNTLYDPFTEGADFVRGYPFSLRSGVQCALSCGLWLNLADYDAPTQALKPEERNSRYVDAVLTVPARTLMPISGINIAFNREVIGPALLPSLRLGGEGKFRWETMEDIWSGMCVKVVCDHLGLGVKTGMPYVWRNDRGDAIASLRKEWEGVKLMEEVVPFFQSVRLSREATTTEDCVAEVANVVKEQLESKDPMFARAAKAMVDWVKLWKSVGSSTSSPGA; translated from the coding sequence ATGTCTCTATCAATTAAGGATGATGAGATTGATATTGTTATAGGAGCACTACGTCCTGACCTGACATCTTTCATGAATGAGTGGAGGACCATATTCTCTCGATTTCATCTCATAATTGTTAAAGACCCTGATTTGAAAGAGGAGCTCAAAATTCCAGAGGGCTTTAACCTTGATGTCTATAAAAAGCCTGACATAGATCGTGTtgtgggtacttctacttcaaccATTTTCTCTGGCTATTCATGCCGGTATTTTGGCTATCTGGTTTCTCGGAAGAAGTACATTATCTCTGTGGATGATGACTGTTACCCAGCCAAGGACAATAAAGGCATTTTGGTGGATGCTGTTGCCCAGCATATTACTAACCTTACAACCCCGGCCACACCATTCTTTTTTAACACTCTGTATGACCCTTTCACTGAAGGTGCAGATTTTGTTCGTGGCTACCCATTCAGTCTTCGGAGTGGGGTACAGTGTGCTTTGTCATGTGGGCTATGGCTTAATTTAGCTGACTATGATGCACCTACTCAAGCCCTCAAGCCAGAAGAAAGGAATTCCAGATATGTTGATGCAGTTCTGACGGTTCCAGCTAGAACCCTGATGCCTATTAGCGGAATCAACATCGCTTTTAATCGGGAGGTGATTGGACCTGCCTTGCTTCCGTCTTTGAGGTTGGGTGGGGAAGGTAAGTTTAGGTGGGAAACAATGGAAGACATATGGAGTGGGATGTGTGTTAAGGTTGTATGCGATCACCTGGGACTTGGTGTGAAAACTGGGATGCCAtatgtctggagaaatgatagagGTGATGCTATAGCAAGCTTGAGAAAAGAATGGGAGGGTGTGAAGCTGATGGAGGAAGTCGTACCTTTCTTTCAGTCGGTGAGGTTGTCACGGGAAGCTACAACAACAGAGGACTGTGTAGCTGAGGTGGCAAATGTTGTTAAAGAGCAGCTAGAATCGAAAGATCCCATGTTTGCTCGTGCAGCTAAAGCCATGGTGGATTGGGTAAAGCTGTGGAAATCAGTTGGATCTAGCACATCCTCACCGGGGGCATAG
- the LOC121224986 gene encoding uncharacterized protein: MGNGFLDRVEDNAAVRTWSEKIQYEKGDSLAVGYVSELWDFTRVSVAQNNLQELKEIWDQWDNEFWNPAYSCFTFGKVDLVPTIEEYTALLWCSKVQVDRIYSNAVNVPTFLKNLINITGMSEQWVTARIKQKGDRMCIPWKSLRDLILAHPDVRKKVDIFALNIYGLIVFLKILGHIDEAVTDLFDRLDKGVTPVPVILAETFRSLNACRRTGEGGFIGCAQLLLGWFHSHFWKVDKVSYQILSESYSPLKEIVATSRRDDITEEKWMAIFRNLQEENVEWRALWLLLDDILYRCGDFDWVLLLGIWGAVGYAPLLVLRQYRLRQFAPATQRSAECEFSYKDDGYKRKAREMANAWNQTRQMKRLAVGPMTTSEYNEWCVRRINDNIPRPSPENSQSIEEHLRVVPSELEIIKQDFERINAALEKKIEQIKEEKVNLKLDIDIQKLETEGLRKGKRKVDEDLNSLKTDYKRLRLSVRTVGLGKTSEQWRQEVQEEKAKASIWEERFQEA; this comes from the exons AtgggaaatgggtttcttgatagagtggaagacAATGCGGCTGTCCGGACTTGGTCTGAGAAGATACAGTATGAAAAAGGTGATAGTTTGGCCGTGGgatacgtatcagagttatgggacttcactcgtGTTAGCGTAGCTCAGAACAACTTGCAGGAGTTGAAGGAGATTTGGGATCAATGGGATAATGAG ttttggaatccggCCTACAGTTGCTTCACATTCGGGAAGGTTGATTTGGTGCCTACGATAGAGGAGTACACAGCTTTACTTTGGTGTTCGAAGGTTCAGGTAGATAGAATTTATTCGAATGCGGTAAATGTACCGACCTTCTTGAAGAATCTGATAAAtataacagggatgagtgagcagtgggttacgGCTCGGATTAAGCAAAAAGGGGATAGAATGTGTATTCCCTGGAAAAGTTTGAGGGACCTCATTTTAGCACACCCAGATGTGAGGAAGAAAGTAGACATCTTTGCTTTGAATATATATGGCTTAATTGTGTTTCTTAAGATTTTGGGACATATTGACGAGGCGGTCACTGATTTATTTGATCGACTTGATAAGGGAGTTACGCCAGTTCCGGTGATTTTGGCAGAAACCTTTAGGTCATTAAATGCATGTCGAAGAACGGGAGAGGGCggatttattggatgtgcgcaGTTATTACTTGggtggttccatagccacttttggaaggttgatAAGGTTTCATATCAGATCTTATCTGAAAGTTATTCACCGTTGAAAGAGATAGTGGCTACATCAAGGAGGGATGATATTACAGAGGAGAAATGGATGGCAATCTTTCGGAATCTGCAAGAGGAGAACGTCGAGTGGAGAGCTCTGTGGTTACTTCTAGATGATATCCTATATCGGTGTGGGGATTTTGACTGGGTTCTGTTGCTCGGGATTTGGGGAGCTGTTGGTTATGCTCCATTGCTAGTATTAAGACAATACAGGTTAAGACAGTTTGCGCCTGCCACTCAAAGATCAGCTGAGTGTGAATTTTCATATAAGGATGATGGATACAAGAGGAAGGCTCGTGAGATGGCCAATGCATGGAATCAGACTCGCCAAATGAAGAGATTAGCCGTGGGTCCAATGACAACTTCTGAGTACAACGAATGGTGTGTTAGGAGGATTAATGACAACATTCCTAGGCCAAGTCCAGAAAATAGTCAGTCGATAGAGGAGCATTTGCGTGTTGTCCcttctgagttggaaatcataaAGCAAGACTTCGAAAGAATAAATGCAGCATTAGAGAAGAAAATAGAGCAAATTAAGGAAGAAAAGGTGAATTTAAAGTTGGACATAGATATTCAGAAATTGGAAACCGAAGGCTTAAGAAAAGGGAAGCGTAAAGTCGATGAGGATCTAAACAGCTTAAAGACAGATTATAAGAGACTACGTTTGTCAGTGAGAACTGTTGGGTTGGGAAAAACCTCAGAGCAGTGGCGTCAAGAGGTTCAAGAAGAAAAGGCCAAGGCTAGTATATGGGAAGAAAGATTCCAGGAAGCCTAG